The Spea bombifrons isolate aSpeBom1 chromosome 4, aSpeBom1.2.pri, whole genome shotgun sequence genome segment GTGTTCTTTGTCACATGAATCAACAGACGCTATGTGTACGTGATACTCTGCAAGCACTGGTGATAGATGAAGCTGATCTTGTATTCTCATTTGGATTTGAGGAGGACTTGAAAAACTTGTTGTGGTGAGTAAGGAACTGTTGGACCTTTCGGGTAGCAAGGATATTTTAGGAAAGAGGGAGGCAGTCATAAAGTCCCTTTTTGAttattacacaaaaataaaatagaggGGTCGCATGATGGGGAAAACATGCTTATAAAAAAGAATGTATAATGGCAGGGCCATCAGCAAGACCATTCTTTGGTTACTATGGTGGCAAGATTTCTTTGGACTCGAATTGCTCTATGTATATAACCCCTAGAATTTGCATACAGTAGGTTATACCTTGTTAAGGTTGctatattataacattttaaggtttttaatGTTCTGTAATTCCTGAATCCCCATGTTCTGATTTCAGCCAGTTCCCCAAGATCTTCCAGTCTTTTCTTATGTCGGCCACCTTCAATGAGGATGTCCAGGCGCTTAAGGAGCTTGTTCTGCATAATCCGGTGAGTTTCAGTCTGGAGTTAACCTTTGTATATTGTTCAGTATTACCCTCATCATATGGCTTCTTGGCTTTGTGGCCTACAACCTTGATGTTTAATGTTTCTGGGCAGGGCcaggtgtattattattattagagtcGGTACCTGCAGAGGCTGTTTTGTTCCTTTATTGCCTAGCTGGGGCAGATGAGAGCATATATTGGGCTCCAGTTGATCCTTGGGGCAGGAATAGATCATCGTTTTGTGCAGAAGAATTGCCCAGTATTCCTCTTATGTCATGTCTCGTATGTGCTTTTTGTATTTCATTGTGACATATGCCCttagttttctttttccagGTCAAACCACTCCTTTCTCCTTTTGTTAACCTTCCATATCTTCCTTAGGTAACACTTAAACTAGAGGAGTCCCAGCTACCCGACAGCTCCCAGCTCACCCAGTATCAGATCCAATGTGACGAAGAGGACAAGTTCCTGCTGCTCTACACCTTGTTAAAGTTGTCTCTTGTCCGCGGGAAAACtattatatttgtaaatgaGGTTGAGAGGAGTTATCGGCTAAAACTCTTCCTGGAACAGTTCAGTATCCCGGCCTGTGTGCTGAACTCCGAGCTTCCGGTGCAGTCGAGGTAGGAAACCAGcgatgtgcttgaggttttagAATTGCCCcgtgttggttgaattaatggtcgaattctcctcagaaagagttttcctttaattagatcatgcgcataatcgagacaaggcacacaacacacaaaagtcgaagcgttgtctaattacgtatttggattacatggtttatataacctcttatctacttctaatagcatgcatcattataattggttacttttcaagcaagttacacctctttaagctgcataattaagaatggcctagacttgaccctttgcacatatatatagaatagaAGAACATAGAGTAGACATGTTGGCGGGAACTCgtccatatatcatagactagacattccctgctttcttatgtctttgtcagcaataatatttacgataacataaacatttttctaacaCCCCGCAATAGCAGCAGATTGCCCAGCAGCCAACTACCCTGTGCAAAAGGGCATAGAATCTACATATGCGCTATTAAGATGTTATCGACTTTCTGTCTTCTACTGGACTGCAAAAATATtggatccttttttttatagcaaatacATTGTGCACAGTGGAGATTATTAACGTAATCTGTTTCTGGATGAGTaaagtgaaaaatgtaaaatgaagatgCGTTCAATGTAAATATACACGTCAGGAGCCGACCTAGGTAGATAATGCAGAGTTGTCTTGAGATGTATTGGTTTGCACCTTAACAGTAAGTCTCTGCTGGTATTAAATGAATAGCAATggcccttttttttgttaaatacacAAGTTACACTCCTCCTTAGGCTTTAAAATGTGGTGCTTTTCTCGGGAGAGCCAATATCCGgcattacatttttgttcttgTAGGTGTCACATCATTGGGCAGTTTAATCAGGGATTCTACGATTACATTATCGCGACGGACGAACATTCATTATCCGAACCGACTGGAAGAGGGAGAAatcaagaaaagaagaagaaaggaggAAAGGCAGAAAAGTGAGACCCATGCCCAGTTAAATCTAAATCTAGCTTTCTACCCCAAACACACTTTGCTATTGACATCACCCATGCTCTGCCTGGCTACTTAACCCCGGCTATCCTTGTAACATTTGCTTTAACTCTTATTCCTAAACAATACATTTCTGGGTAACTTTTGTGTTCCTCTGACTCTGCTCAGCGCTGTTTCACTGTCCCGCTGCCCTCCTGTCCACATTCTTGCGGTGATCCTGCTGTAGCTCTCATTTCTTCTGATTTCCTAAGCCGTTCTCTGTATTCTAGGGCTCAGAGTAATGAGTATGGTGTGTCCCGAGGCATTGACTTTCAGAATGTTACCACAGTATTGAACTTTGACTTCCCGCAGTCTGTTGACTCCTACATCCACCGTGCTGGAAGGTACGTGCGATGGAGGCTTCCAGAGGGACCTCCTGTCTTTTTAAGTGTGATATCGTGAACTCCTTTTGTCTCTTTATCCCTGCCCTTGGCCATACAACCCTACCAGCCCCTGTACGTTCCTCTCAACCAAAACCTTCAACAATTGGGATTTCTTTCCATCTGTCCTTGTATCGCAGGGTCTTTTCCTAATTTTATCATTTGGTGTCTGTTTCAGGACTGCCCGTGCTAATAACCCTGGAGTGGTTCTGACTTTTGTGGCCCATACGGAGCTCCACCTGTTGTCTGAGATCGAGGAAGCTCTGGGAGGAGGTAagttgggaggaaaaaaaaattaatgtatatttctgaaaatgacAAAGTAGAATAATCCATCTCCCTGAAAATCATTGTATGAATCAATACGAGCATATAAGAGCTtccattcatttttataaacCTGGAGACTATGTACGCACAAGCGACTTTCTCGGCGACAGATAAGGAGCCGCTAATGCACCACTATTTAATTAATCCATTTAATTATGGGGTAGTTAACAAGcgtattaaacaaaaataaaaaaaaactgcacgtACATCATGAGTCACAGGAGAAAGGGTTAACTATATAGTAATTATCGATATGCTCAGTTGTCCATGTTCTAAGCTTATTAATTTGGGCAACTTCACCTTAGAAGGCACTGGTTCCTAACTGTATCTGGAAGGGCGCCTAGAGTGCTGTCTGCCTAAAGAGACTTTGCTATAACCATTTCTGTCTCTCAACCCTCTTTAAACAGCGATACATCCAATGGCTTGTCCTGTCTCGGGTATAAAGCACtagtctttattttattttattttattgtttttggggtttttttgcagaTGGCCCGGAGAAGTGCGCCCTGAGGCCGTATCGCTTCCGCATGGAGGAGGTGGAAGGATTTCGGTACCGTTGCCGGGTATGTATGAGTTGCAAAGGTTAATAACGGGCTGAGCGATGCTAGTATCTGTATTTAATGTCTATTTAAAATGGATTGTAGTCCCTGTTCTGCCGGTATTGGGATTTTGATTTGTATGTGATCTGTCCGGATAGGATGCCATGAGGTCGGTAACAAAACAATCCATAAAGGAAGCTCGTCTTAAGGAGATCAAGGAAGAACTGCTTAACTCTGAAAAACTTAAGGTTAGTAAATTGATGTAGTAAATCATTATTGAAATTGTTAGTTTACGTTACGCTAGATTTAAGATGCGTTGGCTACTGTTCATGCAGGTGGGTAGAGGTGTGATAAAACATTTCGATTCACTGTGTACTGtgaattttttctttcttccctccACGCTGTGAGCTTACTATTGTGGTCACAATCCAGCCATTGTACGCGCTTTTAACGCATATGATAGATGAGTGGTCCCACTTGATTTTATTTTGAGCCCACTCCCCCTAGAGGGAGATCTGCAGCTGGATACTCCAGGATACGTCGCTGCCTCTCTTAATAAATGGAAAACTGTCCCTTAATAATATTACCCTGCAAGACAGAATGTCAGTCTGTACAGAGGGTAAATGTGAGCGCACCCAAGGATACCGCGTACTGTGACTCAGATACTCTGCATGTGCGTCGCACTCTGGCCTTTCACATATCAGATAATAAATCTGCTGAAGCCGGTCGCACCTTTGTGCTTCCTTAAGTTTTACTCCATGGTGACAGATACGATAATCAGTTCTATATGAGGCCCCATCAGGGCTACGGAAAAAAATGACCTTGGTCCGCTTGGTTTGCGTTGCGGGTGTCTGCCATCCAGGAACAGCGACTGGCAGGAGCCCAGCAATTAGTTCTTTCTGTGCTGGCCATAAGAATAGccgcaataaataaaattacttgGAAGATGTGTCGTCAAATAACACGCTATAAAAactagaatttttttctttctttctttccttcaatGTATGTGTGTCCTTCACCTAAAGCCTGGTAATTCTGTTTATTCAGGGCGTTTAGGATTTAGACATTGCACTTATTTTGCATTATGTTAAAAAACACCTCTGCTATTTTTGGCCAGTGTTTAGAAACTATTTTACTATAATTTCTGATGCTGTATTTAATAATTTGTCCTTACGTGAtctattttttctaattattaatcTTAGCCTAAAATCTGGTTTTAAATACATGCTAAAATTCAACTCAGATGTACTGATGTGTGGTGCTTTAAGCTGATATAATTATGTAAACGATCtctgttttacttttaaatctgtttcaatatatattatataattttttttttttctcttctacaGACATATTTTGAGGACAATCCTCGAGATTTTAACCTACTCCGCCATGATAAACCTCTCCATCCTGCAGTCGTAAAGCCCCACCTTAAGAATGTTCCGGATTACCTGAGTATGTCCTGGCAAATGCTGAAATAGACTTTCACTTACCCCTATccgcccccccatcccatacATACTGTATGGACATACGTATACTGTGCTGTGCATGTGCTGATGTACTACCTGCCCGAGCCAGTAGGTGTCGCTGTGTTTATAAGAATATGGTTCCTGTGGGTTTTACTCTGTATGACTGTCTCTAGGTGTCGGTGCGGCCGACAGTCACATTGTTCGCTTCTGTGTGTTTTGCCCCTGTACATGTATCACAGTTAATGTATATGATGGTGTTGCTGTGTGTCCACATTCTTGGATGCCCGCTATTTCTGTAAACCCGTATACCGTTGCTACTATAGGATTactgctttatatagcgccatcatattccctttttttccaGCTTCCCGGCTCATAGCCTTGTTAATAGCCCATTGCCCTCTAACCCTTTATTACACTCTTTGCTCCTCTTCTCTCCTCAGTCCCCCCCAGCCTCCGCACCATTGCTGATCCTCTGAACctgaaaagaaagagaagaaaaatgaaacCCGCGATATCTAGAATCCAGGAGACCAGGTCAAAGGTAGAAATATCCTGCTCTTATTTGTCCTCTAAAAACACTACATTTTAAGATTGGCAGTTCCTATGAACCATAAAGAGTTAAAAGAATAATTTCTGGGAGAGGTCTGGGTGTCCAAAGGTAGTATGAATGGTACCTAATGCTGCATTAAATGGTTTAATTGGGCGCCATCTTTGAAAGCTTGCTCTATTTAATCTTCAGCCTTCAGTTGTAGCTCCCTGGATTTAGATTGTTAGTGACAATTGCCGCTCTCAAACAGCAAAAATATTCTTATAGAGAAATTTAAACTGCgccccagtttttttttttttctttttggacaaTGAATTATAATTTACCTGACGTTTCTCTATTTTCAGTTCTCGAGGCCAACGAACCCGCTGCGAAGCTTCAAATACACGCAGAGCAGTAGAAGAAAAGGTCCTCGCAAAGGGGCAGAGGAATCGTGAATTACGGGGGTGGTTTAAACAATCTTACTACAGCATTTCGTACTATACACACACCTCTAGGATGAGAAAAGGGGTTGGGGCCAACAGATATGGTGTTAAATGGACAAGCTGGGATAACTTTGGCTGTTGAGAGGACTCTGTGCATCCATTGCCCTGTCCTGCCACTTAAGACTGATGCTGTCATAAAAAACGACAACCTGATCTCTTATGGTGTATATAGACatgtttattcctccccacttgTCCTAGTGCCCAGGTTTAGTATCAGGCGATCAGATCCACAATAAGTTCTCTGTAAATAGCCTGATATTTATTTCTGAGAATGATGCTATGACCTCATGCTCTGGTTTTCTTCCCCATTTGTGGTCCTTCACAGTGACCCTTTTCAATCCTGGAGGGTTTTTTCCACCCCGTTTTTGTCTTTTGAAAGAACCTGCAGGTAATACTGCTGAGTGACATCGATTAGGGGTACCCCACGAAGCCAGATGCAGCCCTTAGTGCTTTACTTTCACAACTCCTCCTTTTATAGGTTTATTATatgcaatattaatatt includes the following:
- the DDX56 gene encoding probable ATP-dependent RNA helicase DDX56, encoding MATLRFHELGLDDRLLKAVADLGWAKPTLIQEKAIPLALEGKDLLARARTGSGKTAAYLIPIIQNLLQSKMTVSEQAVRVLILVPTKELGQQVQQMVRQLTSYCARDVRVADISGQADISAQRPVLMEKPDIVVGTPSRVLCHMNQQTLCVRDTLQALVIDEADLVFSFGFEEDLKNLLCQFPKIFQSFLMSATFNEDVQALKELVLHNPVTLKLEESQLPDSSQLTQYQIQCDEEDKFLLLYTLLKLSLVRGKTIIFVNEVERSYRLKLFLEQFSIPACVLNSELPVQSRCHIIGQFNQGFYDYIIATDEHSLSEPTGRGRNQEKKKKGGKAEKAQSNEYGVSRGIDFQNVTTVLNFDFPQSVDSYIHRAGRTARANNPGVVLTFVAHTELHLLSEIEEALGGDGPEKCALRPYRFRMEEVEGFRYRCRDAMRSVTKQSIKEARLKEIKEELLNSEKLKTYFEDNPRDFNLLRHDKPLHPAVVKPHLKNVPDYLIPPSLRTIADPLNLKRKRRKMKPAISRIQETRSKFSRPTNPLRSFKYTQSSRRKGPRKGAEES